The DNA sequence TAGACCAAGTGTACTTGGCTCATACCTTTGCACGACCATCCTACCAGCAATATCGCTGTCGGTTATATCAGCAGTCCGTTAAGACTTGTTTCTTTTAAGTGCTtctaataataagtaataatactCAGTGGTACTGACGTTACGCACTTTGAATTCACACCTagcattcattttattttagattagttctttttcatttcagtaaaGTGTCCATTCATatgaaaactaaacattttttttctatacatttcctaacaaaacaaaccaaaaccaaaaaaagaaatcaacgTGAATACAGGTTCCTTGAATGGGCAGGGTTGGGGTGTGATTGACTTCCCCCATAACCAGTCAGCATGCTGGGAGAGTACTGTACGTCCAGAAAACACGATGAGATGCAACAGAAGGCAGGTTGAGTTGGTTCCAAAGGTGTAttgagagaaaataataaaaaaggagagaaaaatatgTTATTCACCCATGTGTAGAGCAACTCATCAACAGTAGAAGACATGTTAACCACTATCTGACCAACAGTTGTTAAAAAGTGAATGCAGATTTTGTAGTTTTTCAAATAAGAGAATAATATAAGGAATTACTGACATTTTTAGGATATTTTTAGAACTAAAGTAACAATTTACAGTCAATTAAGAAAGCTGTCCAGGTCTTCCTCAGTCGATGGAGTTTGTCATCAGTTGTCATCACAAGACTAAAGTTCGAAACTATGGTTACGTGATTAGATTTGGTCTTACTGTATATGGAGAGGAGATTATAGCTTCAAACTCAATTCACTGAAGAGGAGTGTGAGATGTGATTGAAAACTCTGGAGTAAGgatttcattctttcatttttttaaatcttattttagTCAAAAAGAAGCTATCGAGCTGAATGTTTATGATTGCTTTATCTCTAGAAGCTGCTTTGGTCGAGGTTCTCTTTAAAAATGGTCAGATAGTGATGATAAAACAGGAAAAGCTCTCATACTCACGTCAGTAACAAGTTAATACTCACATCTCACATTTCATGCACATTATGAACAGTCataggaaaaagaaagaacaaaaggcCAGCCTACAGGGTCCTGCGAGGTTGAAGcccctgccaccaccaccacgttAGTCCGTTTGCTACTGATTAAAGCGAGCGTGTACACTGACAGTAATGATAAAATGGCACAGATTGTGATGGCGTCACAAGAACAGAGGAACTCACAGAGGGGGGTGGGGACTGCCTGTCAGTCAAGGGTAGGCTCTCATAGCCAGGGTTGCCATTGGAGGAAACGTTTGGAGTCCTGTAtagagatagaaagagacaaggacaggagaaggaatggaggatgaagaagagagggaaacagGGGTGAGACACgttgagaaagacagaggggaaCGGGAGGCCGCAGGGTGACGGGAGCCAAGGACAGgtaaaagggaagaaggagaaagagcgGTTAGAGAAATATAGGTTGGAAAAATACAGCGCGCAGTATAGCTAGTTGGTATTAGTACCACCAGGGCACAAGCAAGGCACTCTGAGCACCAGCAGCAGGCGCACAGTCCACTCCTGACTGATGATGCACTGCAGGATTTATATAATAATCTGCGGCTACATGCATTTAGGGCTGTGTGTGACTCACCAGCCCCATTTCAGCTGCTATGTGGTTTTTCTAATGAATCTATTTGTCTGCACGATAAACCCCAGAAAGCTTTTAAAGCAATCCCGAGCAGATTCCATTTAAGAGGAGTGgactgtttttgtttcactGCTCGCTGAGTTTCTGAGACTTGCCAGTTCAATCAGGCttgtgtgttattacattagATATGGGAGCGATCAAGATGATCAGCTGGCATGAGAATAGGAAGTTTAATACTCCACGATTAGATAAGTTTCTCAGAGCACTAACTTAGATTGGAAACTTCAttgagggagaaagggaaaaagcTTAATAAGATGAGAAAATTGAGAGCCAAAAAAAGGAagcaggaggaatgatgaaGAGCAAAGAGCAAGGACAGATCCAGAGAGATAATCTGAGACACCACAGCGAGGAGACAGATGAGAGTGATGCAGGAGTGTGTGGGGGGGTTACCTATAGTCAACCTGAGCCTCACAGCGGCAGAACTTTTACGAGCGCGGCCTCATCAATGACACCCTTCCCCCCAACACAGCAGTAGTCTACTACTGTTTAGGAGACAGGACGCCATTTGAGACAAGATCTGTGAAATGATCGAACGGCCTACATCGTTTGTCGGGAAACACTCGACAGACgaatagacagacacacagacagacagacagacctctggagttgtgtctgtttctctgccTACACTGTAGTCCATAAtgacctgtctgtgtgtctgtctgcaatGCATGTGCTTAACCTGACAGCTCTCTACATGTCTCCTACATGTCTATGAACAAAAGTGTGTAAACCTAACTGACTATTCTGCACTCCAACTAACTAATATTTCTACTCCTGTGTGAAGATATATGTGCTCAATACAATTATGTGTATGTCATGAGGGGAGAATATCTGATATCAAAGCTTAATGTCTTCACCAAAAAGACTATGTGtctgcacaaaaatgtatttatagtcTCTATGAACtgctaatgtaaaaaaaactgtgctGTCACGCTACATCCTGGACTCTTTAAAATCCCTGATCTTGGGGGGCATGAGTGCAAAAGTTGCCCGTAGATACAAACTTAAAGCTAAAAGTGCATCTAATCGCAATCTCCTCTGGGAcgttctgtctgtctgtgtgtctgtgtgtctgtgttactcACGGGAGGGGCGGCGCGCTAGAAAAGGGGGGTGTCCACCCGGCCCCCGGGTAATTATAGAAGGGGGCCATGGCCCCTCGCTGAGACCCCGAGGCCGTCTGTCTACGTGCCTGATGGGAGGTGAAGGGGTCCTCACTCTCGCTGTCGGAGTCTTCATACTCTTCTGATTCACTGTCGCCGtccatgaaagagagagagagggaagtgtGTGAGAGCAGAAGAATAATGAGGGGCTTCATACTTAATTTTCTTCATAGCTGCATTATCATTGTTACATATTcagtacacatacacagaacTTTTCTGACATGCGTCGTGTCCTGTGTAGCATGTTTCTGTGTACCTGTTCCTCCTTTCAGGGAGCTGAGACCAATCAGTGGCAGCTGatcaaccttttcttttttacttgataagtttggggggttttttttaccTAATTTTAGTTTCCTTGTTCATGCTGCCAGGATTGTAACACATGGTActaatatttacaaaaaaataaggGACGAGACTAtaattcagatttaaaaaatgttgtattaaACCACAACTGGCCACCACAGAAACCATTAAATTAATCTAATCTACTGGATGACTAAACAAGCAGCACTAGCTTTACATACAGTAATGTAACTTTCACATTCATGCTAATAAAGTCTGAATTACAAAGCAAATACCAAATCTGGGTCTTTGCCAGTGACACATGACAAAGACTTGAATGTGGATTTCAGCATACCTGAAAATAACCTTTTTCTCATTTACACAGACCTGAAAAAACAAATCCTAAATACTAAACTCTTCCTGCTCTCTAATGAAAACAAAGTCATCCTGAAATCATCCTGTTACCATTCATTTCTATGTAATTTGAAACGTTATTATGTTGTTAAACTTTTGCTGATGCCaatgtactttttaaaatttcccAAGAACCTGCCATTTACAGCAAACATGACTTTTTCCACTTTGCATGCCAAGTGGCTTTCATAAACCGCATTTCATAACCAGGATCTGCATGTGGACTATCAGCACAGCTCGCTGTGTCATGAATataagaggagaggagtgtaCGTCCGCCCTTACACTGTGGGACAAAGATTTATTGTGGTCAGGAACTTCAACTTGAGTTCAATCAGTGTTGTCTGCCAAAGTCCTTTTCTTGAACTACTTTTGGCAATGTTCAAGGCAGTCAATtcaaatgagagagaaagaaatgtcctgcttctcttcattttttattagaaaactattttttttaaatgaatgcagcaaaaaaacagaaagtatGGCTatgcactgcacacacacttctacacaAGCGCTTCTTTTATGTAGATCACTAACATGCATTGCAGATTGacaaaagaaagatgaagactGATGGATTTCTTCATTCTGAAGAAAAGTATGTTGAAATGTCACAAGTGGATGTCTCACTAAATTGCATCTAAGggaggattagggttagggagcTGCAGTCTGCGgtccttcatctttctttttgatATTGTTTCTTTGGTCCAGCACCAGTTTGAGGTTTATTGGATGTGTACATCTGGTACACTTTTGGATGAGCTACAGATGCACACACTCCCACTCTCACCTGGGGAAGCTCCTCCAGGCACCCggcagagagcagagaataGCAGTGAAGgccagagcagagaggaaagagtAAAGGGAGAGGTAGAGCAATCCCTCCATCCCATCATAGCACAGGCCTTTCAGTGAATCAATATAGTCCTGAAAGTAAAGggtggaaaaacagaaaaggaggaATAAATGTAAAGAACGAAGCCTGGTGATTAGTTGTTCTTATTGTATGTATTGCCCCTCGAGCTTTGAGTTACCTTATTCAGACCTCTGCAGTTCAGAAGTGCCACTAACTGATGAAAGTTGCCTTCTGTGGAGTTGAGTATCTGCTGAACATCCCTGAGTGATTTCtgaaaaaatgtgagaaaaatcCCTTCAGAATTGTTCAACATGTGGCAAAAATGTTATTTCTTGACTGTTAAATACAATATAAGATTACCTCAGCTTTGGGGAACTGCGGGAGAGCATTTCTCTCCAGGctggagaggtgtgtgtggatgttggACAGTGCCCTCTGCGACTGGGTCAGCAGCTGAAGCCAACAAGTCAGTTGAATTTAGagcttttctttcactctcttgtTCAAACACTCCATTAATATGCTGGGCGTGTAGCTTTTTATCAGAGGGGAAAATCATTTAAGGACAGGACGCCCAAGCAACAGCTGTGCATCGTGTCCTCAAATAATTTGTCCTTAACCGCCCTTGTATGAGTCTGACATGCAGCCTGCTCACTTACTTTAAATTACTCAGAGTAAGAGTGTCAGCTAAATGCCTGAAATGTAATATGTTACATAGATATAACATGTGCCTGACAGAGGTCACATTACCTGCTGGAAGGGACTGTTCATGCGCCTGCTGCAGGTCAGGTAATAGTCCAACACATCTGAATGGCCGACAAAACACCAGCGCACAACACATCAATGCACAATAGAAAAGATGTggaaacatttaacattcattatATTGAGTTTCTGCTGACGTGAGCACAGTTGGGGGGTAAATCAAGTGCATGGCAGAAAAAGGGAGCAACAGCCAATAGCTCTTTTTAGATAGTAGCAGTGTTGCGTGTACAGGAGCAGACTCCTACTGTACCTGAGCTGGTGCCAGTGTTGAAGTGGGTGGAGTTGAGCACGAACGTGTTTGGATCTGAGCAGAAGTCACTGAGCGCCTGGCAGTGCAGCAAGAGTGACAGGGTGAGCGAGAAGGGATGACAGGATAAAGAGGgtcaaagagaagaaaaaaaaacagcaggagaAGAGGGACAGATGAGGCAAAAGTAGAAATGATCACAAGGGAGAAGTTAGCAGACGAACTGACCGACTGACATACTTACCTCCTCAGATATCTGACTGCAGCTCATGCTACACTGACAGATATTGATCTGCCGCTGCCTGCATCACATGCTGTCCTGGTTAAACCTGTGCAATACCCTGACATCCAAATATCTTTCCATCAGTTGACTCTGTTATCCACTTTCCCCGTATCATCTCTATACATTACCCCACTTACTGGACTATAATTACATTGATGATGCACCCACAGACACGCTCAGCTTGAGTTCGCCCCACCAGAAGAGGGAGTGAGAGCCACACAGAGAACCCGGCGGCTGACAAAAGCAGCGACCCCGGGACGGAATAAAGTGGGCAGGCCCACAGCTGGTCCTTTGTTTCCTTGTCAGTGACCAGGGAcagagtgtctctgtgtggaccCACAGGCCTTGGGACATCTCCCGCCAGCTCCACATGACACTGAGATTCTTAAAAATGGGCAGCAATGCAGAAAACAGGCACTATTTacccccttctccttctcccagCTCAGACCAAAAACAGTCTCCCCTCAGAGAGCACAACCTCTCCAGTCAAACTTcaaaagagaaactgaaaatgGACACAAAACTTTCTCTGTGTTCTTTGTTGCCGCTAAATGTCACTGTTGGCTGGACATGTGAGACACGCTAGTGATGTTGTCACGTGTGAATGTTGAACACACAGCTGGACTTTTAGATGAACATGGGACAGCAGCGTGTTTGTGAATTTCACTTTTCACAGGCTTTTCCTTCTTGTTTGGTTAGTCTGAAGTCCCAAGGGGCCTAGGTACAGTAACAGCTCGAAGGCTTCActgtgctctctctgtctctatcactCACTCTAACTCTCTCGCTCTCAAACTGATCTTGAGATGCACTCTCTcgctcttcctctcccctcctcactCTTATTGAAAGCActtctcttcatcttctatCTTTACTTCTCAAAGCCAAACGCCCACACACTCGCAAACACACTTACATGAAACACGCGCTCTTTaacgcacaaacacactttgTTCACAAACGTGCACACGCACATTGAATCTTTAATCTCTGCCCCATTTTCCTGCCTTTTTGGGCCTCCGCCATGACTGCAGCGTTCCCTAGGAGGCAGGTCTTTTCACAGTTTAGCACAATGGGCACagaaatcacaaacacacacaaccacacacacaaccacacacacagacacacacacagacacacacagacacacacacacacacaaacacacacaaacacacacacaccgctttGGCCTGCCATCAGGGGTCGGCCTCCTAAAGCTCTCTTCCCTCAGCAGTAGCTAGCCAATCCCTTCCATGACAGTCCCATTCACTTcctattcctccctccctccagttCTGTCACCATAGCAGTTTCACTCGGTCTACTCACCACTACAGTGGCTGTCTCCAAGCCCAGAGAGCCCCAGCTTAGGAAGAGAGCCAGCCATGCCAGCACGGTCATCCTGTGGGGGGAACAGCACAAACTCTTCAGCCAAGAGGACACCCTGACCATCAAGCCAGCGTTGTATGGATTGTGTTTAAAGAtacatgagtgtgtttgtgtgtgtgtgtgtgtgtgtgtgtgtgtgtttgtttgtttgtttgtttgtgtgtgtgtgtgtgtgtgtgtgtttgtgtgtgtacactcaCAGGATGAGCAGCCAGCGTGCTTGTTTGGCCAGACCCAGCAAGATGAACAGACACACTATGAGATCaagtagcagcagcaacacaTATGATAACCACCTATAAAAAGATCAATCCAAACAGCACATACAGCAGTTGTCATTGTTGAGCCTGAAGGTTCATCACTGATCTTAACTGTAATTTGAACCCAAAAATAGTTTTTCTGGATGTTTTCAACCACATTTCATGGCATCAGAGGGTGGATGTTGCTCATCTGTGACTGATAATCTTTAGTTGttaaactacaattaaaatgtGTACTACACAACTTTTTTTGATACAACTCTACTGTGGtttcacacattcattaaaaaaagcttCTGGTTACATAACATGTGGCTATAACCACTATGATGAACTGCTTTTcaacagaagccacagaaacAGCTGGCTGCAGGGGGATTTTTGATTTGACCGCTGGAAGCAAGTTATGTTTGTCATTTTCAAGGATGGTTGAGGCTACTTATGTTTAATGGAAaggttcacatttttcaagtctgtattTAAACATGTCAAGCACCCATCTAAACACTTAAACAGggtgtaatcattcctccagtTCACATGGACTATAGAGGTGCC is a window from the Scomber japonicus isolate fScoJap1 chromosome 10, fScoJap1.pri, whole genome shotgun sequence genome containing:
- the ttyh1 gene encoding protein tweety homolog 1 isoform X2, which translates into the protein MAAMTTVPSYSPSLWVRMCHALPRLDLTMQMRDNIFVPDSWEYQQTLLVLSSLSAIALVLSLLVVLSFLIHYCCCHRGDRSEGSEEEEEDEDGSTGHGYSGKKGRGICCVTWVAVASVTLCCVAIGIGFYGNSEANDGMYQLTSSLLTANYTLASIDLLISDTITGLQLSVSGPLTTMDELFTGSKPFLVSLRNCRRLSENVINLLSSISMARSSSDAGLGNDSSISGASIIPLTPVPPSVAPTMVPTSGLMPNPFSPGWAANTLMVNEDYRWLSYVLLLLLDLIVCLFILLGLAKQARWLLILMTVLAWLALFLSWGSLGLETATVVALSDFCSDPNTFVLNSTHFNTGTSSDVLDYYLTCSRRMNSPFQQLLTQSQRALSNIHTHLSSLERNALPQFPKAEKSLRDVQQILNSTEGNFHQLVALLNCRGLNKDYIDSLKGLCYDGMEGLLYLSLYSFLSALAFTAILCSLPGAWRSFPSESEEYEDSDSESEDPFTSHQARRQTASGSQRGAMAPFYNYPGAGWTPPFSSAPPLPTPNVSSNGNPGYESLPLTDRQSPPPSYSPSMLTGYGGSQSHPNPAHSRNLYSR